The Brettanomyces bruxellensis chromosome 8, complete sequence genome segment ccccttGAGATTTTCTATGGGCGACCGAGTGAAAAATTACTGCCGTGGACTGTGGGGAGGATATTTCTGTTCAGTGTAGTCTTCGAACTCATTTCAtaggaaagagaaaacaTGAGCACAAAATACTATTGAATTTCggctttttctcctttccaTTTCTGATTGCATGTATTCAAATCGAGAGCCGGTGTGATTTTGCGCTGATATTCCTTTCGCAGGTGTCAGTTTTTAGATTGCTTGCCAGTGCTAACCCACCCTTCAGCTTACTAATACTCCGGGTGAGAAAAAATACGatccaaaaataaagcagtTACACTTAACTGTTCGTATGATACGTTGCACCTGCTTTTATccttatatatattttgatagTTCCAATTTCTCTACACTTAAATGTTCAATTACGTACCATTACGATACTTTCTGACCTGTCTGATCAATGCCAACATCGGCCATATTCAGATATTTCTTCACACAcgtttttttattaaaaaattaGTATTATACCGTTATAATTAGAGTAAGTGTGGCAGAATGCTATgcaaaataaaaggaaAGCTGGCACTTTCTACTTACATAATGACACAGCACGAATTCGTCTTCTTGGCTTGTTTATAGAAAGTCTTAGAGCTTGCAGTTAATGCCTCGGACTTGTCCACCAAGGAATCCAACTGTTCACCTCTCTGAAGCACACTCTCTATACTCTTCTGTAGGACGATCTTAGTGTCGTCCAACTCCTGTTGGACCTTCATAATAGCATCTGCTTTTGCAGGATTCTGATATTTCGTTATATACGTTTGAAGATTGTCCATCTTTGACTGATCATTTGCAGTCGTTAAATCCTGCCACTGGGATTGTGGATGTGTTGAAAGATACTCGTCCACAAGCTTATTGAGTAGTGTGTATGCTGGCCTTATAGGATAGTCTTTATCGGTAATCAAAACTCCCGAAATACCCTCCGATCTAGTATAAACGTGGCCCACATAGTTACCTTCCTCAACACTCTGTCTTTCTGATGGCTTCGTCCTTTCTGCTATAGTTTCTGCAAAAAATGTCATAAACTGACCGACACTAGTTCTTtggaagaaggagaaatcAGCCAAATCCTTCTCTTCCGAGAGTGTTAGAGTCTTCTTGGTGCCAGATTTTGGCCTAACAATTCCGACATAATAAAGACGcattttgaaatatgttCCAATCTGTAAATATGTTATTCTACGATGGATTAGCGTGGAATATTGCTGTTAAGTATATGGAATGTTAAGGATGGACAAACTGACTTCTGATTTTGTTTGGAGCAAAGATGAGGCCACctcgaaaaaaataaataagaataaaaagaagaccTTATCGTTGAGTTATAATTTAATTGGGTGCACGGATGTATAATCATTTTTCGTTTCAGGGAGGGTATGATCATAAAGATTACAATTAAGAGCCACATGATAAATCTCTAATTAAGGCACATTCGCCGTATTTTCTCACGTCGTCAAAACTGATGAGGTCATGAAAGGTCGTTCAATTagaatgaaaagaaaatttgcCCTGACATAAAAGATTGCGAGATAATGCGCCCATTGGTCTGATATAAATTACTAGAAAAGGACATTTTCATGGAATTAGGGGACCATATTCCTTTATTCCAGAAGATAATTCCTTCCATTGGTAATCAATGTTCAcaataaagataataaaacGTACTGAAATATTTGTAGGGATaacttgaaaaaaaaaaagttgatggAATTTGGTGATGAATTTGGTAATATTTTTCCATCCGAGCCAATATTGCCATCTAACGTCTCTGTAAACATACCAGGCCAGATCCTCAAAAGCATTCTTCTTAGGAATTCGGCCTTTACCAAGGTAAGAGCACATGACTTTTTCGCAATTGTAAAATGAATATGTTGCTTTTATTTGCTGTGCGTGTAGACTATCAAAAGGTACTTTTCCAGCGTTTAAAAATGAACCCGCAAACCAATCATAGCGTACTCTAACAATTTCCCCTGATCTCCCTTAAGCGCTGACCTTTCCAGATCGGATCAGcctaaaaaatattttcgcAAAGGTTCGCTATCtctgaattttttattgtttgcAGTAATTATCACACAAGCGACGCggtttttattttatggACTTGCTCTTTGTTTGTTCCTTTGCATCAGTGCATGttatttgttcttttgtttatacaaatttatttgtgtCCATCCCCTCTTATTGTATTATTATTTaccttttctttgaaaaagtaaaaaatatattagtATCTTAGAATGCACACTGGTActaccatttttttttgtttgatttaattttcttcGTCCCTTTCGTCTTCCGGTAAGTTCAGGccttatcttttctctAATACTTTATAGCTAATCACTTCTTTCTGAAATCTATAGCATAATTACAGCGGGCACCTCATCATCTGGTCGACGATCCAACTATCCGGTGCCGAATTTTTTGTCACACTGATTCGCCTCTTTTTTCCGGCAAGCACCCAGCCTACTACTACGTacgaaattttttccccattttTTATAATTTAGTGGTTTTCACAAATATCCACTATGTTTGTCATTTCAACCGGAAACACTACACAGGATTCAACAGAACAGAAGGAGCCGTCTATGGAAAAAGCATACTCGGTATCGCCCTCATTGGCCAATCGTAAAACATTGGATCCTTCCTCTATGCCAAGAAAGTATCCTCGAATAGCGCTTCGTTCCCTTGGCAATATTCAGCAAGAACAACAGGATGAATCAGCAGCTTTAGAGGTATCCAATGAGACTCATGAAGACTCGCCGAAATCTGCGAGTGAAAAGCAGACCTTAAAGCAGACCATAAAACCAGACGGCCCTTTATCAGCTTCTCGTTCAATCAATAATACTCCCTACAAGAGAAAGTCTATTATAGTAAATACCTCAATGGAATCGTCAGAGGAGAACGTTTTGCCTTCACAGGCTGAAGATGAGAATGAGAATGACacagaagatgaaactTCCGACATAAGTACAATCCACCTCAAAGATATACAAAGTTCCCCGCAAACTTACAATAGTACAGGGGATATCGATGGCACTTCGTCCAATTACAGCCATAATGGCATTCACTCAAATCCAGGAAATGCTGACGTTTCAATGGATTCAGCCGTAATGTTGATGAACATGAATGATGAGACTATAGTTGACACTTCAAACATCCTTCAAAGTGCTTTTTCAGACTATCAGCAGGAAATTGACAAACTTGAGTACGGTACCCAAAATCGATCCTCAGTAGAGCCACCATCTGAATCAAATGGGTCTCAATCGCATGCATCATTTTTAACTTATGAGCAGGAGAAGACTTCACATCAAATGAGCGCAAGGCAGGCTCTTAGTGGGAAATTGCAGCATCAAGATGTGCCGAAGGCAACTGGTAAAGATCCGCGTTATGCTCCGAGACATGTGCTTATGATTCCTTCGTTATCTCCCgcacagaaagaaagatttCATGTATTACAGTATCCAGGATTTATAAGTATTCAGGAATCGAATATAGGTATGTTCTCGGAAAAGAGAGATGTCACTGGCATTAACATTTATCATGGTGCCCGTTACTGCGAATATGCAGATTGTTTTTTGGAACCTCCATCCAGTGTCCCCTTGACAGGTCTCAAGAGGACTTCTCTCACATTTAATTAGTTTATCAATTTAGTTTGTTGGGATTTGACGGCAGGCTCGCCACAGGTTCGTAAAATAGTTTGTGAACTGTTTTAAGTCGAACCATTGTTTACTATGCATCTTAAGAGTtatctttatatatttaatgTTACACCTATCTTCTGGTCTAAATCTAAATGGTTATATATCCTTCCAAATGAGTTTTTCAAGTGCTCCTGAAGTTCCTCTGCCTTCCTTTAGCATACCTTTGATCTCGAGCTCAGCAAACTGCTCCAAAAACCAGCATAGTGTCAATTTGTTCCACTCTTCACATTCCGCATCTTTTCCTTCGGTTTTCCACTTTTTAATCATTTCTTCTAGCTTCCGAATTGTATTTCTATCCTCCTTATCTGCCATCTTAGATCTATTCACTACCTCTATCAGCAATTCGCATATTCTTTCCCTGTCTGTAATAGAGTTTGTAAACACCTGATAAAAATCGTATACGTTGATCACCACCCCAGCCTCCCTATATACTCTGTAAAGCTCAATCATAGATGGTTCAAACAATTTGTATAATTTCATTTCAGGATCGCTGTTATCTATTTTGTCTATATCTGTATGGGCCGAATTCAGAAGATACTCCCTTGAATTTAAAAGAGCATTGAATTCTACATCTCTAATTGATGGATTGAATGCATTTTTCAGAACATCCGTAACATTCATTCCTATACAGCATATCTCCTTGAACGGTTGGTGATCCATGTTAAGTTCATCTAAATGTTCAATAAGCTTTTCGTTAAGATACTttgtaaatttttgaaCATCCTTATGATCTTTGAGATGATGCAAATTCTCAAAAAACTCATCTGCATTATTTGTATTCACCTTTCCATGCCCTTCCTTAATCTCTTCATGTGTCATGGTATCATTGtcttccatattttttttcctaaACAAGAATTGGAACTGTTCATCGTCATGAACCATGTCTAAGAACttgttgaatattttcaattctatatttttcatatttaaatatattggCTTTAAAAAATCGAAGTTTGACATGTTGTTGTATGGATTTTCATAATCATAGTTTTCAAATATAAGTTGAAAAAGCGCTAAGTTGTTCTTCCAAAGTTTAAGATCGTAAAAATAGGCCTGCATAAAGTTCAAGAAATCaatcaaatttttcaggTTGAACCTCCAATTGATCAACCTGTTCAAGTTAAGTCTTAAGAATGATCCAACGCCGGagtcatcatcttccaaaatGCTCTTGTAAAGAGAAATTTGTGTTTCGTCCACTATCTTTCTTGTAATTGAATTGTTTCGTTCCAAATCTCCATTCGATAGATTTCTTAATGAAGGGAGCCTCTTGAAGATATCAAAATACTCCTTTGTAAGCTTGATGGATGAAAAATCGTCCGTCCAAAGAATGCTCAATGGCTGACTAAAGTAATGGTTCATGTATATCAATTTCATCGTATCATAAAATTGCGAAATTCCCATActtgatttcattttcaaaaagtgaagaacTAGTCTCGGTTCAAAAATTAAGGAGTTATATGTGTCATTAATATTAAGGAGAAGATTCTCCATGATGTTTTCAATTGCCTCATTTGAATTATCAATATTGAAACTCTGTGAATTTAGTATGTTGAGAACTAATCTGGAAATCTTTTCTTGGAAAATTGACAAAGGAGTTGATATTCCTATAAGTGTACTGACATTTCTAGTTGAGGAACTGGAATACCACAAAATACTTAAAAGTCTGGTCATAGTGTCGGTAGGTAATGAGTCTGCATCTTCTATTAACACAATAAGGcattttccttcatctGCAAGTCTTTGAACAAGCTCCTCAACATCTGGCAAATTCCTATAAGCTTTCGACCTAAAATTAAGATGATGGATTTTATTGAGAAATGCATTTCCCTCCCCATCAGAATTCAAAGCTGtatcatcttcactttcGAATCCATCCTGCATATCCTGATAGTGTAATTGAACCACAATCCTATATGAAATCATCTTCATGCACTTCCGAATCGAGGTACATAAAGCGGTATTGATTCTTACcacaacattttttttgtcctgTGACAAATACTCGTAAACTTGATCTAATAATCTGGCATGGtttgatatatttgaacccaaattcaaaaatgcaCATGGCACTTTCCAATTCTTCTCATCACCCATAGTGGAATCACCTAAAAAAGTCTTCGCAACATTACAATTGTTTGTTCTATGAATATTATCCTCCACAAACTGTTTAACCTGCTGTAACTTTTCCCTGTCACTGTTCATCAAAATGCCATTAATAATGCTTAATTGTCTTGACCAGTTCTTTTGATAGAGCTCGTAACGTCTTTTCATATTGCAGATTGGTTCCTTCCCTTTTAAAAGGCGAATAAATGGAATGTCCGTCTCATTTGTAGGTATGCCTTCCTGATAATATAACGATGATTTGTCATACGGATAATATTTGTCTTCATTCTGTTCCTTCACTTTGTCTGCCTCCGATGCCCGAGGTTTCAACTCGTAAACAATCTTCTGTGACTcttcaaaatcatcaaatgaCCTCATCCTAATTTCACAACCTCTCTAAATATGTATGAAGcataaaagcaaaatttaAGAATGAACTtgaaatgaagatgatgttgatcGTGTGTATATCAGTGGTGGTATTGGTCATCCATCATAAACTATGTTAACGATTCACTTTTTCCCCCCTCCCCTCGGACCAGAAAagtgaataaataatttattcGTCTATTACAGATATCATAGAGACAACGAGTATCCGAAAACAAATGCATCAAAATCAGTCAGAAAATGTATTCTAGCTTAGTGTGATAATACTACTACAGAGTAAAACATCATGGCGATAAAATTTGGTTGAATTACATTACTACTTGCGttaatacaataaataGCCCACGCTATTAACATATGTATCTGAAAGAATATACCGAAGTGTATATCCCCTCTATATTTTCAGTCTTCTAAATGttcaacttttttctttattttcagcTTGTGCTTCCTTCTTTACCTCTTGCCGAAGCTTTGCCATAACACCACCATCCGGAATAAACTGCCTCACAACCAAATATCGCCcattaaaattaaagccttctaatttttttaaagcaaGTACACTGCTCTTGTGGtttttgtatattatatatGCTTGTCCCCTGGTGTTGTTGTCTGTTCCAATTCTCACCTGGTGAACATTTCCAAATCGTCCGAAAAGATCGTATAAGTCGGAAGCTTTGACATTGTAGGGAAGATTTTTCACCTGGATTATCGGCAACTCAGCTTTTCTTCTAAATAAACTCATATCAGCAATATAATGATGTATATATTAACACTTCAATATCAACTTCGCCTAACGTATTGTATCACTGATCTATTGACTGCagaaaagcatgaaatGATCTACAAAAGTTTAAAAGCTTGCTGTGAGTAGATCAAGAagctgaaataaaaaaaaaataaaaatgacCTTggattttaaattttttaaaagcGTAAGACTTTCACTGATAAGCAAATTACTTTATTAACTATATGTTAACACTATAATATAGGATGGTCCACATTTATTCATATAATTCATAATCAATACTCAGAAAGTCTCAGCTTCTGATTGATTTCATTTTGGCCCGTTCCCTTTTTAAAAAGTGGCTCTGGTGAGTGTTCTCTGGATTTGATTAAATCGGACTTGTAATCCAAAGAGAATGAATCAAAACCACCGAGAAGTTGTAATATGTCTGATTTTTGCgctttttcaagattattcaactttttaCGTAATAAGTCACCTGTTAGAATTCCGCTCTTTGCAAGTACAGCTAGCATTTTCTCCTCGCTGCTTTGCTGATTGTTCTGCTTCCGCTTCCAAAAAGCGCTTCTGCCTCTTTGGCTTTGATCTTCAGTTGCTTCAATATACACTCTTTCCATTTCATTGAACGAGGTATTCAATGTTTTCATAAATCTCTTTGTCTGTCTATGCTTAGAAGATGCGCATATCGTCATCCAGTTATCCTTGATAATATATCCAACGCCAAAACCATTGGATGACACGGGTCCAAAGCCAAACAATTTTAATGAAGGATTTCCACAGTTTGAAGTGGAGATAATTGTGTTGTTTAGCTTATCCCATCCGGCGTCTGCAAAAATGGATGGCATTTCATCAAGTTTTAATGAATCATGAACTCCATCAGCGACATCGTCAGATTCTAATGTTCTTGCATCGGACTCAGAACGGACCTCCTCATTCTCAGATCCATCAGATGGCACACTGAAATACTTCTTCCAAATACAGAAAAGGGCGTAAAGATGCCTATCTTGTCCCAACCCCTTGGCACAGTAACTTGTCCTTGAGTGATGCTTTTCGCATGCTGCCTTTAAAAGCTCGAGTTTCTCTTTAGCCGATGTAGTATCGTCCACAAATTTTGTAACGAACATATTTGATTCCTCCGAAACTGTTCTAATTGCTTCTGTTCTTCCGTGATAAAACATTTTTGTCATTGCTGGCTCGTACGTTGATTCAATCTTGCCGTATAATGCATAGTATGCAAGCTGAAATCCCATTTGAACAAAAGCATCTGGAGACATGCCCATTCTCTTGATCCTATCCTTGGCAAATCTTTTAAATTCCAATGTTGCAAATTCATTCTGATGGATCAAGTCGCTCAACCTTGTTTCTCCAAACCGAAGAGCAAGCGACAAATCAGTGGTTAGCTCCCATTCAAGCTTCCTTGGTGTAAAGTTATATTTGTTTGTGTATTTTGATTTGTTCAGCTCCGGATTTGGCGAGTATGAGGACCAAAGTGAGGGAGAATTATTGTTGATTGTTTTTGCAAATCTTAAGATTGAGTCTGTGTAGATGTCAGAAGCAAATCGCAAAACGGTATGGCCGTCAACACCAGTATGCTCAAAGTTTATGCCGCATTTTGCATCCTTGGTAAGAATTATCTGCAACTTATCGTACCATCTGTTCGTACAAGTTCCAACCTGAACACCGTTTTCTAATTTTGATTCTCCACATAGAAAGTTTTTTGCCATTTTAGTCAAATCATCCCCTGTGGCAATGTTATCCAAGACAATTATGAAAAGAGCATCATCAATAATCTTAAGTATGTTGTTGTTGGTcttattttgtttcatctTGAGGCGTAACTTGGCCCAAACACGACGATTCTCAGTAGTAAGAATACCAAAACTCGATTTGGCAAGGTCTGAAATTGATGTTTTATCAGAATCCTGCACGATGTGTTTAAAGTTTCTCCTGATGTCCTCTTCGTTCATTAAAAGTTCATCGTCATCTGTCAACACATCAAACCAATAAAACTGAGATCTGCTGAGCACGACAATATGCCTAGACTGCTCGTCAGTCTGTAGCAAGCAACCTGATTGTGTGGGAATTCTTGCAGAACCGAAAAGTTTAGGGTATTGATCCATATCCAAAGCCCTGTTTCCTTTCAACATGTCAGGTGACAATTCCTTTTTCCGTAACGCTCGAATAAATCTAAGTGCAGATGCCGTCAAGCTGGCAGCCCTTGAAATTTGAGTGGATTTCAAAGGTGTTGGATCATCCTCAATCATGACAAAAGGATTGATATTTAACACCACAGGATTATCATAATTGAGATATGAATCATACCAAAACTGCTCTACATAAGAAGCCTTTGTTTTCGAGTATTCgatcaacttcttctgaAGAATTGGTCCTGAAGTTTGAAGAAAGTTGTTGCATGCTTCAATTGAATCTTTGTGTTCTGCCTCAGTCTGGAGAGGCTTGAGAACTTCAAGATACCTGTTAACAGTCTCTTCCAAATCAGGGATTGGCAACTTCTTGAGTTCTGATTGATGTGTGAATGTCGTCATTGTACATATAGTTATACGTGGAAGGTTAAGAAGGTTTGAAAGTGTTTAAGAAAGGTCATTTTTTCCTACTAGATATTAATTATGTATAGATTATGTTTGATTTAAATACTGGAGGGAAGCGCTGGAAAAGCGCATTAGAAGCCGGTAATAAGGAAAGGAATAcaaatataagaaataaaaaagtttttaaTGGTCACACCAAATAAGTATTTGCGGCTAAAATGTATGGGCCTAGCGGTATTCCTTCTTTTGATGAATAGATCCCTAAATTTCAAGATTTGGAAAGCAGtaatagaaaaaagcaaatatcCAGTAGATAGCAAGAAAGCCTGGAAGCCTACTCTTGACCTTGGAagtaaataatatttacTACAAATATTAGTCTATGCTCACTTCaggaatattttttttgaggaTTTGTATTGTTTGAAGATGGTCATCGGTAATATGACGGTTGATCGGAGACCAAAGAAAAGTCAAGATAGGCGATGAATAATAAGcgatgcaaaaaaatgcgGGGAAGCAAAatcaaagtaaaaaaaaaggagagtaacagaaaaaaaattgctgGAATTAAAAGCGGAGTCCAGTTAGCGATAtacaagcaaaaagaaatgcCGACAAATTATCGAAACTCCGTCAATTGCAAGCTCTGTCTTTcctacctttttttttaccgttttcttttttaagaTTACAGAGATCATTCTGCGTAAAGTCGTTTAAATTTATAATACACTTAAATATTACAACATGTTTGGTGAAGTGTTCTAAAAGTTTATCCTGTGCGTTCTGCGTTGTTATTATAACTTACTCTCCTTCATTCCTCTATGTTTCGACTTCGTTGTCAATTGTGCTTATCTCTTTTCTATCTCACCTTACTCTATTCGTCCAATCTTTGAAGAACATCACTTGCTATAAAATCTGCAACTAGATCCTCTTGATTTGGTCGTTTTCCCGTGTTTGATGCAGAATCATCGTCATCCAGTTTCAGAGTTTGTGAGTCATCCTTCTCAACGAGTATTCCATCTTTTAAATTATATCCTTCAGGATGGATGCCAACCCCCAATCCTTCAAAAGTAGGAATATCATCTGCGACCTTGTTATAATCTTGTTCGATCGGCTCAAAGTTTTGTCTCTCTTTCCCTTCTTTAAGGCACAGTTGATTCATTCTCAGAAAATATTGTTCGGAAATGTCCATTGTTCGTTGAGAGTGTAATCTGTTATTATTTTGGTTGTTGTCGTGATATGGAGAAATATgattatttctttgataGTGACTGTCCAAATAGTCATTGTTTACATCCAATCTCCTGTCCTCATTTGTTTTGGCCAGTTCTTGCATTTGTGCCATGCTGCGGAAAGACTCCACACTCTTTTTTCTATAAGATTCCCGCACTCTTTCAAAGC includes the following:
- the YKT6 gene encoding palmitoyltransferase (BUSCO:EOG09264CP4) — translated: MRLYYVGIVRPKSGTKKTLTLSEEKDLADFSFFQRTSVGQFMTFFAETIAERTKPSERQSVEEGNYVGHVYTRSEGISGVLITDKDYPIRPAYTLLNKLVDEYLSTHPQSQWQDLTTANDQSKMDNLQTYITKYQNPAKADAIMKVQQELDDTKIVLQKSIESVLQRGEQLDSLVDKSEALTASSKTFYKQAKKTNSCCVIM